From Pseudomonadota bacterium, one genomic window encodes:
- a CDS encoding DUF4397 domain-containing protein, whose protein sequence is MSFRLALGAVTLLLALGACTSNDDDTPENDPFLGAVRGINALAELEDVRWRVIFEDFDPSVSTQLFFRAASPQVEFSQRSYAFSFDVLLPGDEDTTLIIETTGTIDPEIIYDYVITGTFADPQIFLWTQPRRDWAQELADAADNGTEITELVVSFGHVATGVGAVDVYFEAPGTDITAATPIATMAFGQLAPPATVEGGTYQLTLTPEGDPNTVLYASEDLDVLAANTALFTIMENGGITTQAVSVQLYVDSLGSTVSDVTTPGVLSVVHGSPDAAAIDVFNSDNFDMPLISGLAFGELSDDVVVEEGEIDLAVTPADDVGAILAEQTVDVPATAYRRVFVVGAPGELQSFSVEDDRRAFLTQGRLRGVNASTRFDTVDVYLLDPGADLEESTPAITNLSFAGASTIATIDPGTYELVVTEVDTTTILFGRSELVIDAGDVVELIVIDDAESTNADVFVLQTAGE, encoded by the coding sequence ATGAGTTTCCGCCTTGCCCTTGGCGCCGTCACCCTGCTACTGGCCCTAGGCGCCTGCACCTCGAACGACGATGACACCCCCGAGAACGACCCGTTCCTCGGCGCCGTGCGCGGCATCAACGCTCTGGCGGAGCTGGAGGATGTCCGCTGGCGCGTCATCTTTGAAGACTTCGATCCCTCCGTGTCGACGCAGCTGTTCTTCCGTGCAGCATCGCCTCAGGTCGAGTTCAGCCAGCGTTCCTACGCCTTCTCCTTCGATGTGCTGCTGCCCGGCGATGAGGACACCACTCTCATCATCGAAACCACGGGCACCATCGACCCCGAGATCATCTACGACTACGTCATCACCGGCACCTTCGCCGATCCCCAGATATTCCTCTGGACCCAACCGCGACGCGACTGGGCCCAGGAACTGGCCGATGCGGCCGACAACGGCACAGAGATCACCGAGCTCGTGGTGAGCTTCGGCCACGTTGCAACGGGCGTCGGTGCGGTCGATGTGTACTTCGAAGCGCCGGGCACGGACATCACCGCGGCCACCCCAATCGCCACCATGGCCTTTGGCCAGCTCGCCCCGCCGGCGACCGTCGAGGGGGGCACCTACCAGCTCACCCTGACCCCGGAAGGTGATCCCAACACGGTGTTGTACGCCTCCGAGGATCTCGACGTGCTGGCCGCCAACACGGCCCTGTTCACGATCATGGAGAACGGCGGCATCACAACGCAGGCGGTGAGCGTGCAGCTCTACGTCGACAGCCTTGGGAGCACCGTCTCGGACGTCACGACACCTGGCGTCCTGAGCGTGGTACACGGCTCCCCGGATGCGGCGGCCATCGACGTCTTCAATAGCGACAACTTCGACATGCCGCTGATCAGCGGTCTCGCCTTCGGCGAACTGTCCGATGACGTGGTGGTTGAGGAGGGCGAGATCGATCTGGCCGTGACGCCCGCCGATGATGTAGGCGCAATCCTCGCGGAGCAGACCGTGGACGTGCCGGCGACCGCCTACCGCCGCGTGTTCGTCGTCGGCGCCCCTGGGGAGCTGCAGAGCTTCTCCGTCGAAGACGACAGGCGTGCGTTTCTCACCCAGGGGCGTTTGCGCGGAGTCAACGCGTCCACGCGCTTCGACACGGTGGACGTCTACCTGCTAGATCCCGGGGCAGACCTCGAGGAGTCGACGCCTGCCATCACCAACCTCTCCTTCGCTGGTGCCTCCACCATCGCAACGATCGACCCCGGCACCTATGAGCTGGTGGTCACGGAGGTGGACACTACCACCATCCTCTTCGGTCGCAGTGAGCTGGTAATCGACGCGGGAGATGTGGTCGAGCTCATCGTCATCGACGATGCGGAGTCGACCAACGCGGACGTGTTCGTGCTGCAGACGGCAGGCGAGTAA
- a CDS encoding glycosyltransferase yields MTPHRVVHLLGDTRLGGVVRMIHTLVEGGALADIDQALRAADRPQQWGAACRDADIIVLHDSLSWRLLPWLMLLRAGRPRAKIILVEHTYCAGFERHRVPARGRFRLMLALSYALFDKVVAVSAAQRRWMLDARLLAPAKIQVIYPHLDYSRLLRLQTPAATRRLRIGAIGRLHKQKGFDRLIRAVRALGRRDIEVLIAGEGPQNDVLKTLAHDLSQVHFYGRADDVAQFMRQVDIVVVPSRYEPFGIVAAEARAAGRPILVTASDGLAEQVVPGAGWVIENDTQQALIEALNALPTRRELRAAGALARESLTGEYEVSMHRWRMLLTSP; encoded by the coding sequence ATGACACCTCACAGGGTCGTGCACCTCCTCGGTGACACGAGACTCGGCGGCGTCGTGCGCATGATTCACACGCTGGTCGAAGGCGGCGCCCTGGCGGATATCGACCAGGCACTGCGAGCCGCCGATCGGCCGCAGCAGTGGGGTGCGGCCTGCCGCGACGCAGATATCATCGTGCTCCACGACTCCCTTAGTTGGCGCCTGCTACCTTGGCTGATGCTCCTTCGCGCGGGGCGGCCCCGCGCTAAGATCATCCTCGTCGAGCACACCTACTGCGCAGGCTTCGAACGCCATCGTGTCCCCGCGCGAGGTCGCTTCCGCCTGATGCTGGCGCTGTCCTACGCCCTGTTCGACAAGGTGGTCGCCGTGAGTGCGGCGCAGCGGCGCTGGATGCTCGACGCCCGCTTGCTGGCCCCGGCGAAGATCCAGGTGATCTACCCCCATCTCGACTACTCTAGGCTGCTTCGGCTACAGACCCCTGCAGCCACACGGCGGCTGCGAATCGGCGCCATCGGTCGGCTCCACAAGCAGAAAGGGTTTGACCGACTGATCCGAGCGGTGCGCGCCCTTGGGCGCCGGGACATCGAGGTGCTCATCGCAGGCGAGGGACCGCAAAACGATGTTCTCAAGACCCTCGCCCACGACTTGTCACAGGTGCACTTCTACGGGCGTGCCGACGATGTCGCACAGTTCATGCGCCAGGTGGATATCGTCGTGGTGCCATCGCGCTACGAGCCCTTCGGAATCGTCGCCGCCGAAGCGCGCGCTGCCGGTCGACCCATTCTGGTCACCGCCAGCGATGGCCTCGCCGAGCAAGTGGTGCCCGGGGCGGGCTGGGTGATAGAGAACGACACCCAGCAGGCGCTGATCGAGGCCTTAAACGCGCTGCCTACCCGACGAGAGCTGCGTGCTGCCGGCGCCCTGGCGCGGGAGAGCCTGACGGGGGAGTACGAGGTGTCGATGCACCGATGGCGCATGCTTCTCACCTCGCCCTGA
- a CDS encoding glycosyltransferase family 2 protein has product MPTVSVIMPAFRASKTIREAVDSVLSQRYKDFELLVVDDGCPERSGNIALRARDSRVRLIRQSNRGLAGARNTGIAAADGRYIALLDSDDRWMQGKLEQHVALLERAPKVGVSYSASSLIGSDGRALALTQRPRLRQISPAHVFCRNPIGNGSAAVLRREVFDQIAFHRPGENRPEFFDEHFRQSEDIECWTRIALTTDWEFRGIAERLTEYRVAEGGLSADVIKQFDSWEQMVERVRGIDSAFAARYERIARAYQLRYLARRLVAQRDGGFASQLMAQALRCHPAMVVAEPSKTFTTLGACLALKVLRDSWYSALERSITGLKGVTS; this is encoded by the coding sequence ATGCCAACCGTCTCAGTCATCATGCCAGCCTTTAGGGCGTCGAAGACGATTCGCGAAGCGGTCGACTCGGTTCTGTCCCAGCGCTACAAGGACTTTGAGCTTCTGGTGGTGGACGACGGATGCCCTGAGCGAAGCGGCAACATCGCCCTGCGTGCGAGAGATAGCCGCGTGCGATTGATCCGCCAGTCGAACCGTGGACTGGCCGGCGCGCGAAACACGGGAATCGCTGCGGCAGATGGGCGCTACATCGCCCTGCTCGATAGCGACGATCGCTGGATGCAGGGAAAGCTTGAGCAACACGTAGCTCTGCTCGAGCGAGCGCCCAAGGTGGGCGTCAGCTACAGCGCCTCCTCGCTGATCGGCAGCGACGGGCGTGCACTCGCCCTTACCCAGCGCCCGCGCCTTAGGCAGATCTCGCCGGCCCACGTATTCTGTCGGAATCCAATCGGTAATGGCTCCGCGGCTGTGCTTCGGAGAGAGGTCTTCGATCAGATCGCCTTCCATCGGCCGGGTGAGAATCGTCCTGAGTTCTTCGACGAGCACTTCCGCCAAAGCGAAGACATCGAGTGTTGGACACGGATCGCCCTGACCACGGATTGGGAGTTTCGCGGCATCGCCGAGCGACTAACCGAGTACCGCGTGGCTGAGGGGGGGCTATCCGCAGACGTCATCAAGCAGTTCGATAGCTGGGAGCAGATGGTGGAGCGCGTGCGCGGCATCGACTCCGCGTTCGCAGCGCGTTACGAGCGCATCGCCCGGGCCTATCAACTTCGATACCTCGCCCGCCGGCTGGTGGCGCAGCGCGATGGCGGCTTCGCCTCACAGCTCATGGCGCAGGCCCTGCGCTGTCACCCGGCCATGGTCGTGGCCGAACCGAGCAAGACTTTCACCACGCTCGGTGCCTGCCTGGCCCTCAAGGTGCTGCGCGACTCCTGGTACTCGGCGCTGGAGCGCTCCATCACAGGACTGAAGGGGGTAACCTCATGA
- a CDS encoding glycosyltransferase yields the protein MQTVSIIMPVHNAQATLTDTIQSVLEQDYREWELLIVDDGSTDDSVALALAAAEHDERIRVLSQENRGPSAARNLGLQHASGRIIAFIDADDLWQYDKLATHVSLFSFRPEVDMSFARVQPIDGTGKRCARRSRISKTTLKLTNLLAKNPACTSSNLVVRKDLLDRIGAFDERLRHAEDQELMIRALRQGAQIEAIQCTLVRYRVSGTSASADLEAMLRGWRSMIDAIPGLASATIEHAQAKYHCYLARQALRTGRPLGEAIGYLRLAFLRRRDCATGPSTRDSIATALRLPFAHGRS from the coding sequence ATGCAAACCGTAAGCATCATCATGCCGGTGCACAACGCACAGGCCACCCTCACGGACACGATTCAAAGCGTGCTCGAACAAGACTACCGCGAGTGGGAGCTGCTCATCGTGGATGACGGCTCCACCGACGACAGCGTGGCCCTCGCCCTGGCCGCGGCGGAGCACGACGAGCGCATCCGTGTCCTGTCGCAGGAGAACCGTGGTCCCTCGGCAGCCCGCAATCTTGGTCTGCAACACGCTTCCGGGCGAATCATCGCGTTCATCGACGCGGACGATCTCTGGCAGTACGACAAGTTGGCCACGCACGTCTCACTGTTCAGCTTCAGGCCGGAGGTCGACATGAGTTTCGCACGCGTCCAGCCCATCGACGGCACCGGTAAGCGGTGCGCACGGCGCAGCCGCATTTCAAAGACCACCTTAAAGCTAACGAATCTATTGGCAAAAAACCCTGCCTGCACCTCCTCGAATCTCGTTGTGCGCAAGGACCTCCTAGATCGTATCGGTGCGTTCGATGAACGTCTGCGTCATGCGGAGGACCAGGAGCTGATGATCCGCGCACTCAGGCAGGGCGCCCAAATCGAAGCGATCCAGTGCACTCTCGTGCGCTATCGGGTCAGCGGCACGAGCGCCTCGGCAGACCTCGAGGCCATGCTTCGCGGGTGGCGCTCGATGATCGATGCGATCCCAGGGCTCGCCAGCGCGACGATCGAGCATGCCCAAGCCAAGTACCATTGCTACCTCGCGCGCCAAGCGCTGCGCACCGGTCGCCCCTTGGGAGAAGCCATCGGCTATCTGCGCCTAGCATTCCTCAGACGCCGCGACTGCGCCACCGGACCTTCAACCCGGGACAGCATCGCCACCGCCCTGCGCCTGCCCTTCGCCCACGGCCGAAGCTAG
- a CDS encoding oligosaccharide flippase family protein, producing the protein MTDHRHILLAQFGAFCASEGATRLTHVFAAVVAARYLSPSELGLAALAIAVSEMVKAMANGGLGPQLIAVDGKELAAHARTCQRLAYWTCFGAAGIQCVLGLLLAHWMDAPILAPLLASLALVYPIMAPGLVSCFLIMREGRLAKTAEISATQMVTDNLLTIVLLLLWPSVWALVIPKLLVAPVWLARTRSARPWRADQTVPPAPSWPLLRFGAHVAMAELAATARLQGDKLLLGLILGADALGVYVFAFNAGLGISLALCGAFSLIAYPKLCRSEVPARELPALIGLGLVVIAPLTLLQSLGAPLYVPLLFGEHWREAAPLIGVLCLAAPARLMGGISQQFLRATHRTDSDAAWAWGSTILTLGTVVAAAMAGSVGGAIHVYTFITWVCDGLLCAFVLGSLSQTTRPSARSTPCKP; encoded by the coding sequence ATGACGGATCACCGCCACATACTCCTCGCCCAATTCGGCGCCTTCTGTGCTAGCGAAGGTGCGACGCGCCTAACCCATGTCTTCGCTGCTGTGGTTGCGGCGAGGTACCTAAGCCCCAGTGAGCTTGGTCTCGCGGCACTGGCTATCGCCGTCAGTGAGATGGTGAAGGCCATGGCCAACGGGGGCCTGGGTCCGCAGCTGATCGCCGTGGACGGCAAGGAGCTGGCCGCGCACGCACGCACCTGTCAGCGGCTTGCCTACTGGACCTGCTTTGGCGCCGCGGGCATCCAGTGTGTGTTGGGCCTACTGCTCGCGCACTGGATGGACGCACCCATCTTGGCCCCGCTCCTCGCCAGCCTCGCGCTGGTGTATCCGATCATGGCCCCAGGCCTGGTCTCTTGCTTCCTCATCATGCGCGAGGGTCGCCTCGCGAAGACAGCCGAGATCAGCGCCACACAGATGGTGACGGACAACTTACTTACGATTGTGCTGCTGCTGCTGTGGCCGAGCGTGTGGGCGCTGGTGATACCCAAGCTGTTGGTGGCTCCCGTCTGGCTGGCACGCACGCGCAGCGCCCGCCCCTGGCGTGCAGACCAGACCGTCCCCCCGGCACCCTCCTGGCCTCTGCTGCGCTTTGGCGCCCACGTCGCGATGGCCGAGCTGGCGGCGACGGCCCGGCTGCAGGGTGACAAGCTACTGCTAGGCCTCATCCTAGGCGCAGATGCGCTCGGCGTTTACGTGTTCGCCTTCAACGCTGGGCTCGGCATCAGCTTGGCCCTGTGCGGCGCGTTCTCCTTGATCGCTTACCCGAAGCTCTGTCGCAGCGAGGTACCAGCGCGCGAACTGCCGGCCCTCATCGGCCTCGGGCTGGTGGTGATCGCGCCCCTGACGCTCCTGCAATCGCTCGGCGCACCACTCTACGTTCCCCTGCTCTTCGGCGAGCACTGGCGCGAGGCAGCTCCCCTGATCGGCGTGCTTTGCCTGGCCGCCCCAGCGCGATTGATGGGTGGAATCTCGCAGCAGTTCCTGCGCGCCACGCACCGCACCGACAGCGACGCGGCTTGGGCCTGGGGCAGCACCATCCTCACGCTTGGCACCGTGGTGGCCGCCGCCATGGCGGGCAGCGTCGGCGGCGCCATCCACGTCTACACCTTTATCACCTGGGTCTGCGACGGACTGCTGTGCGCGTTCGTCTTAGGCTCTCTCTCCCAAACCACCAGGCCTAGTGCCAGGAGTACCCCATGCAAACCGTAA
- a CDS encoding WecB/TagA/CpsF family glycosyltransferase, with the protein MQKRFVMSYPDRHSPLDATSTAKVLGLALARGTLEQAVERIVASALEGAKRRYAFVNAHCYNVMWRSTSYREALNSADSLFPDGTGVRWAARLVGERADNLNGTDMFPLLCRAARDAGLSIFLLGAQPGVAERVAHTAERLAPGIRIAGTHHGYFDAGSVEETAAIERVNASGADILLVAMGVPRQDRWLARHHDSLNVRASLGVGGLFDFYSGRIPRAPKWLRQLGGEWVFRLYQEPIRLFRRYVLGNPAFLATALLLALSHHSRRAIDSDGTKRALDVALSAGALLVLSPLLAIIALAIRAGSKGPVLFRQTRMGAHGEPFQMLKFRSMYVDAEARHAALLARNERGDLRSFKMSDDPRVTAVGHMLRRTSLDELPQLFNILAGDMAVVGPRPAIPREVSYYDRRALGRLTGKPGLTCTWQVSGRALIGFEQQVEMDLDYLRRRSLRLDISILLRTVPAVISGRGAM; encoded by the coding sequence ATGCAGAAGAGGTTCGTGATGAGCTACCCCGATCGACACTCCCCACTCGATGCGACCAGCACGGCGAAGGTGCTGGGGCTAGCACTGGCGCGCGGCACGTTGGAGCAGGCCGTCGAGCGAATCGTCGCCAGCGCCCTCGAGGGTGCCAAGCGCCGCTACGCTTTCGTGAACGCCCATTGCTACAACGTCATGTGGCGATCGACGTCTTACCGAGAGGCGCTGAACAGCGCCGATAGCTTGTTCCCGGATGGTACCGGTGTGCGGTGGGCGGCGCGCCTGGTCGGTGAGCGTGCGGACAACCTGAACGGCACTGACATGTTTCCCCTGCTCTGCCGTGCCGCACGCGATGCCGGTCTTTCCATCTTCCTGTTGGGAGCTCAGCCCGGCGTCGCCGAGCGAGTCGCACATACCGCCGAGCGTCTGGCGCCAGGCATTCGAATCGCCGGCACGCACCACGGCTACTTCGATGCTGGCAGTGTCGAGGAAACGGCGGCCATCGAAAGAGTGAACGCGTCGGGCGCTGACATTTTGCTGGTCGCGATGGGCGTGCCTCGCCAGGATCGGTGGCTGGCACGCCACCACGACTCCCTGAACGTACGTGCCAGCCTTGGTGTGGGTGGCTTATTCGATTTCTACTCCGGACGCATCCCTCGCGCGCCCAAGTGGCTGCGGCAACTCGGCGGCGAGTGGGTGTTCCGCCTCTATCAGGAGCCGATACGTTTGTTCAGACGCTACGTTCTGGGCAACCCCGCGTTTTTGGCCACCGCATTGCTGCTGGCGCTGAGCCATCACAGCAGGCGAGCCATCGACTCCGATGGGACGAAACGTGCGCTCGACGTTGCTCTAAGCGCAGGTGCGCTGCTTGTGCTCAGCCCCCTGCTCGCGATCATCGCACTCGCGATTCGCGCGGGCAGCAAGGGGCCGGTGCTGTTTCGCCAGACCCGTATGGGCGCGCACGGTGAGCCGTTTCAGATGCTGAAGTTCCGATCAATGTACGTGGACGCCGAGGCGCGCCACGCCGCGCTCCTGGCGCGGAACGAACGTGGCGATTTGCGCAGCTTCAAGATGAGTGATGATCCACGGGTAACGGCGGTTGGCCACATGCTGCGCAGAACCTCCCTCGATGAGCTCCCTCAGCTATTCAACATCCTGGCTGGAGACATGGCCGTCGTGGGGCCGCGTCCGGCGATCCCTAGGGAGGTCTCGTACTACGACCGACGCGCCCTTGGAAGGCTCACTGGCAAGCCTGGCCTGACCTGTACCTGGCAGGTGTCCGGTCGCGCACTGATCGGCTTTGAGCAGCAGGTGGAGATGGATCTTGACTACCTACGCCGCCGCTCCTTGCGCTTAGACATATCCATCTTGCTGCGCACCGTACCAGCCGTAATCTCCGGGCGCGGCGCGATGTAA
- a CDS encoding heme NO-binding domain-containing protein: protein MRGLIFTEFMDYVEARFGLGRVEAVLDAIAASDGGAYTAVDNYPAQELYAMLAAVARQEHEDAEALLVDYGRHLFGVFLTGHPEYFGALQSTAALMERVEDHIHIEVKKLHPDAKPPRFRTQGGNGEWTVRYYSHRPLHALAHGLMEASAVHFGERLRIVREVADGAQDLQAVFRLLDLSAHA, encoded by the coding sequence ATGCGCGGGCTGATATTTACGGAGTTTATGGACTACGTCGAGGCACGCTTTGGTTTGGGGCGGGTGGAGGCCGTGCTCGATGCCATAGCGGCCAGCGATGGCGGTGCCTACACCGCGGTCGACAACTATCCGGCGCAGGAGCTGTACGCCATGCTGGCGGCCGTCGCTCGCCAAGAGCACGAGGATGCCGAGGCGCTATTGGTCGATTACGGTCGCCACCTCTTCGGGGTATTCCTGACCGGACACCCCGAGTACTTCGGCGCGTTGCAAAGCACGGCAGCGTTGATGGAACGCGTCGAGGATCACATTCACATCGAAGTGAAGAAACTGCATCCGGATGCCAAACCGCCTCGCTTTAGAACGCAGGGCGGGAATGGCGAATGGACAGTACGCTATTACTCCCATCGCCCGCTCCACGCTCTTGCGCACGGCCTAATGGAAGCCTCAGCTGTACACTTTGGCGAGCGCCTGCGCATCGTGCGCGAAGTCGCAGACGGTGCTCAAGACTTGCAGGCTGTGTTTCGCCTGTTGGATCTGAGTGCGCATGCCTGA
- a CDS encoding ATP-binding protein, with translation MPELTEIELLERRLLRERRARKRAEQLLELKSRELFESNQSLEQASVRLNKKVLQRTLALEAERKRAQDEAEFLTTTLDAISQGVSVFDSQLRLRNWNKNLAVILSLPADYLREGQSLQELLLYCAERRDYGEGDPRVLMQERLAMLKRRRERGQFQEVSQRANGKHIAISSRVLRNGGIVTTYSDITDQKHTEHTLVAQKRALGEQVAQLQTLGRSLEEAHDMAQSANRAKSRFVAMISHDIRTPVNGLLGTLTLLEQTDLDDEQHELISLSLASGEQLRGLLADLIELSQADAGAIRLESARFDLPKFVDKVAATWRAAAVKKGLTFDTTICGQLPHVVVGDAGRLRQILENLLSNAVKYSIDGGIRLCVERIGGSVSFRVEDTGYGIAEEDQRRLFDHFTRVGQSARGIRGFGLGLAITRHLVELMQGGITLESELGVGSCFSVQIPLPEVLPEREEAEPVRWSERRLRTEAGAPPRVLVAEDLATNQLIAKAYLERMGAAVELADNGQEAIDAVEAESYDVVLMDVDMPIVGGFEAIRTIRSMKGPHAELPIIMATAFADADTRLRCSFMDVQGFVEKPIQPHLLWQVVQCALVPTLDLDRPDEHQEASDGDGIDRAILDEMLEGLEGEPAAGLMRMASHDLGEMLDTIEVATEDEQLAHVAHKLKSLGRSFGAVQVGELARRLDRACRRGDADPAAVDAMRGALLHEGRRALSALERYREERSSVAVS, from the coding sequence ATGCCTGAGCTTACCGAGATCGAGTTGCTCGAACGGCGCTTACTGCGTGAGCGTCGCGCGCGCAAGCGCGCCGAACAGCTGCTCGAGCTCAAGAGCCGCGAGCTATTCGAGAGCAATCAGAGTCTGGAGCAGGCGAGCGTCCGCCTGAACAAGAAGGTGCTGCAGCGAACGCTGGCCTTGGAGGCGGAGCGTAAGCGGGCGCAGGACGAGGCGGAATTCCTGACCACCACCCTGGATGCGATCAGCCAGGGGGTAAGTGTCTTCGACTCGCAGCTGCGCCTGCGCAATTGGAACAAAAATTTAGCGGTAATTCTGAGTTTGCCCGCGGACTATCTGCGCGAAGGTCAATCCCTGCAGGAGCTATTGCTGTACTGCGCGGAGCGTAGGGACTACGGAGAGGGCGACCCCCGGGTGCTGATGCAGGAGCGCCTGGCGATGCTCAAGCGCCGTCGCGAGCGCGGTCAGTTCCAAGAGGTCAGTCAACGCGCCAACGGCAAGCACATTGCCATCAGCAGTCGAGTGCTGCGCAACGGCGGCATCGTGACCACCTACTCAGACATTACCGATCAAAAGCACACCGAACACACGCTGGTGGCACAGAAGCGAGCCCTCGGCGAGCAGGTGGCGCAGCTGCAGACCCTCGGCCGCTCGCTCGAGGAGGCGCACGACATGGCGCAGTCTGCGAATCGCGCGAAGTCGCGCTTCGTAGCGATGATCAGCCACGACATCCGCACGCCCGTAAACGGCCTGCTCGGCACCCTGACCCTGCTCGAACAGACCGATCTCGACGATGAGCAGCATGAGTTGATTTCCCTGTCGCTCGCCTCCGGCGAGCAGCTGCGAGGGTTGCTCGCCGACCTGATCGAGCTCAGCCAGGCGGATGCCGGCGCCATTCGCTTGGAGAGCGCACGCTTCGACCTGCCGAAGTTCGTCGATAAGGTGGCCGCGACCTGGCGGGCTGCCGCGGTCAAGAAGGGGCTCACCTTCGACACCACGATTTGCGGCCAATTGCCCCACGTGGTGGTAGGCGATGCTGGGCGCTTGCGCCAGATTCTGGAGAACCTGCTCTCCAACGCCGTCAAGTACTCCATCGATGGCGGGATTCGCCTTTGCGTAGAACGAATCGGAGGGAGCGTTAGCTTTCGCGTCGAGGACACGGGGTACGGCATCGCAGAGGAAGATCAGCGCCGCCTGTTCGATCATTTCACGCGGGTTGGTCAGTCGGCGCGTGGCATTCGTGGCTTTGGCCTTGGACTTGCGATCACACGGCATCTGGTGGAACTCATGCAAGGGGGGATCACCCTCGAGAGCGAGCTCGGTGTCGGCAGCTGCTTCAGCGTGCAGATTCCTCTGCCCGAAGTGTTGCCCGAGCGTGAGGAGGCAGAGCCCGTGCGTTGGAGTGAGCGCAGGCTGCGCACGGAGGCCGGGGCACCACCGCGTGTGCTGGTGGCAGAGGATCTCGCGACCAATCAACTGATCGCGAAGGCCTACCTCGAGCGCATGGGCGCGGCGGTTGAACTGGCCGACAACGGGCAGGAGGCGATCGACGCGGTCGAGGCGGAGTCCTACGACGTCGTGCTGATGGACGTGGACATGCCCATCGTGGGGGGATTCGAAGCCATCCGGACAATACGTTCCATGAAGGGGCCTCACGCAGAGCTGCCTATCATCATGGCGACGGCTTTCGCGGATGCGGACACGCGCCTGCGGTGCAGCTTTATGGATGTTCAGGGGTTTGTCGAGAAACCGATACAGCCTCATCTGCTGTGGCAGGTCGTGCAGTGCGCGCTAGTACCAACTCTCGACCTCGACAGGCCCGACGAGCATCAGGAGGCGAGCGATGGCGATGGGATAGACCGCGCGATCTTAGACGAAATGCTGGAAGGCCTCGAAGGCGAGCCCGCCGCCGGCCTCATGCGGATGGCGTCTCACGATCTTGGCGAGATGCTCGATACGATCGAGGTCGCCACGGAAGACGAACAACTCGCGCACGTGGCACACAAGCTCAAGAGCCTAGGGCGTAGCTTCGGTGCGGTACAGGTGGGAGAGCTTGCGCGGCGCCTGGATCGGGCATGTCGCCGCGGCGACGCCGATCCGGCCGCGGTGGACGCGATGCGAGGCGCGCTATTGCACGAGGGGCGTCGCGCGCTCAGTGCCCTTGAACGCTACCGGGAGGAACGATCATCAGTCGCCGTGTCCTGA